One region of Anas acuta chromosome Z, bAnaAcu1.1, whole genome shotgun sequence genomic DNA includes:
- the YTHDC2 gene encoding 3'-5' RNA helicase YTHDC2 isoform X2, producing MTGDSALSTVTHVIVDEVHERDRFSDFLLIKLRDVLQKQSNLKLIISSAALDANLFIRYFGSCPVIHIQGRPFEVKEMFLEDILRSTGYTNKEMSKYKKEKQREVKQQSTLTEWYSAQEDSSKTESQRQRSVPNLSEEYNLMDDGGDTVFNQLTEKDANCLEPWLIKEMDSCLSDIWLHKDIDSFAQVFHLILTENVSVDYRHSETSATALMIASGRGFLSQVEQLISMGASIHCKSSNGWMALDWAKHFGQTEVVDLLESYSASVEFGNLDESSLVQSSGNDLEAEDRELLKAYHHSFDDEKVDLDLIMHILYNICHTSDSGAILIFLPGYDEIVSLRDRILFDDKRFADNAHRYQVFMLHSNMQTLDQKKVLRSPPSGIRKIILSTNIAETSITVNDVVFVIDSGKMKEKSFDALSCVTMLKTVWISKASAIQRKGRAGRCRPGVCFRLFSRLRFQNMLEFQTPELLRMPLQELCLHTKLLAPINCPIVDFLMKAPDPPPALIVRNAVQMLKTIDAMDPWEDLTELGYHLAELPVEPHLGKMVLCAVVLKCLDPILTIACTLAYRDPFVLPTLASQKRAALLCRKRLTAGTFSDHMALLRAFQAWQKARSDGWERTFCEKNFLSQATMEIIIGMRTQLLGQLRASGFVRARGGADIRDVNTNSENWAVVKAALVAGMYPNLVHVDRGNLVLTGPKEKKVRFHPTSVLNQTQYKKIPPANGQAAAVQALPTDWLIYDEMTRAHRIANIRCCSVVTSVTVALFCGPARLPRNALQEPSSLRGDGVSNENSDSELEDEANSNSALLKLDEWLHLKLDSEVACLLLQLRQKWHSLFLRRMRAPSKPWSQIDETIIKAIITVLSTEEQAAGLQQPSGIGQRPRPMSSEELPLASAWRSTSSRNSSAETELPDDSSNAEKILMKSMPPEFQPKKYNKKNTSHSKRTSDDRSDQSSARSTDSSSYPSPCASPSSTTSGKASQSPSPRSNMPVRYFIMKSSNLQNLDISQQKGIWSTMPNNERKLNRAFWDSSMVYLIFSVQGSGHFQGFARMSSEIGSEKSQDWGSAGLGGIFKVEWIRKESIPFQFAHHLLNPWNDNKKVQISRDGQELEPQVGEQLLQLWDRIPLAEKTQLS from the exons ATGACAGGAGACAGTGCTCTATCAACAGTGACACATGTTATTGTG gaTGAAGTACATGAGAGGGATAGATTCAGTGACTTCTTGTTAATAAAACTGAGAGATGTATTGCAGAAACAGAGTAATTTAAAACTAATCATTTCTAGTGCTGCTCTAGATGCGAATCTCTTTATTAGGTATTTTGGAAGTTGCCCCGTAATACACA tACAAGGAAGGCCTTTTGAAGTTAAAGAGATGTTTTTAGAGGACATTTTACGAAGCACTGGATATACAAACAAAGAGATGTCAAAGtacaaaaaggagaaacagcGAG AAGTAAAACAGCAAAGCACTCTTACTGAGTGGTATTCTGCTCAAGAAGATAGTAGCAAGACAGAATCTCAGAGACAAAGATCTGTTCCGAATCTATCTGAAGAGTATAATCTGATGGATGATGGGGGTGACACAGTATTTAATCAATTG actGAAAAAGATGCAAATTGTCTTGAACCATGGCTAATAAAGGAAATGGATTCTTGTCTTTCTGACATCTGGTTGCATAAAGATATTGATTCCTTTGCTCAGGTGTTCCAtttaattttaactgaaaatgttAGTG TTGATTATAGGCACAGTGAAACCAGTGCAACTGCACTAATGATTGCATCAGGGAGAGGCTTCCTGAGTCAAGTAGAACAACTGATTAGCATGGGAGCAAGTATCCACTGCAAATCATCCAATGGctg GATGGCTCTGGACTGGGCTAAGCACTTTGGGCAGACGGAGGTTGTTGACCTGTTGGAATCCTACAG TGCATCAGTAGAATTTGGAAATCTGGATGAAAGTTCCCTTGTTCAGTCAAGTGGTAATGACCTTGAAGCAGAGGACAGAGAATTGTTGAAAGCTTATCATCACAGTTTCGATGATGAAAAGGTGGATCTGGACCTGATCATGCACATACTTTATAACATCTGTCACACTTCAGATAGTG GAGCAATTCTAATATTTCTTCCTGGCTATGATGAGATAGTTAGCTTGAGGGACCGTATTCTTTTTGATGACAAGAGATTTGCTGACAATGCTCACag ATATCAAGTTTTCATGCTTCATTCAAATATGCAGACTTTGGATCAGAAGAAAGTGCTTAGAAGTCCACCTTCTGGTATTCGCAAAATA ATTCTTTCTACTAATATTGCAGAAACCAGCATCACAGTTAATGATGTTGTATTTGTTATTGACTCCGGCAAGATGAAAGAG aaATCTTTTGATGCACTGAGTTGTGTTACAATGCTAAAAACTGTGTGGATTTCAAAAGCTAGTGCCATCCAGAGAAAAGGCAG ggcTGGGCGCTGTCGGCCTGGAGTCTGCTTCCGTCTCTTCAGCAGGCTCAGATTTCAGAATATGTTGGAATTTCAAACTCCAGAACTTCTACGAATGCCACTTCAG GAGCTTTGTTTACACACAAAACTGCTGGCTCCAATTAATTGTCCAATTGTTGACTTCCTTATGAAAGCTCCTGATCCTCCACCGGCTTTAATTGTGAGAAATGCTGTGCAAATGCTTAAG ACAATAGATGCTATGGATCCTTGGGAGGACCTCACTGAACTTGGTTATCATCTTGCTGAATTACCAGTAGAGCCACACCTTGGTAAAATGGTGCTGTGTGCTGTTGTTTTGAAGTGCCTGGATCCCATTCTTACTATTGCTTGTACTCTTGCATATCGGGACCCTTTTGTCCTACCTACACTGGCCTCTCAGAAGCGTGCAGCCTTGCTGTGCAGAAAACGTTTAACTGCAGGAACGTTTAGTGACCATATGGCACTTCTCAGGGCTTTCCAg GCATGGCAGAAGGCACGGAGTGATGGCTGGGAGAGAACCTTCTGTGAAAAGAACTTTCTTTCTCAGGCCACCATGGAAATCATCATCGGAATGAGAACACAATTGCTTGGTCAGCTTAGAGCTTCAG GTTTTGTCAGAGCCCGAGGAGGAGCTGATATCAGAGATGTTAACACTAACTCTGAAAACTGGGCTGTAGTTAAAGCTGCCTTGGTGGCTGGGATGTATCCTAATCTAGTACATGTGGACAGGGGAAACCTGGTTTTGACGGGaccaaaagagaagaaagtgcGTTTTCATCCTACCTCTGTTCTTAATCAGACTCAGTATAAAAAG ATTCCACCAGCGAACGGGCAAGCTGCAGCTGTTCAGGCACTCCCCACAGACTGGCTTATATATGATGAAATGACAAGAGCTCACAGGATAGCAAATATCAGATGTTGTTCAGTTGTAACATCTGTCACTGTGGCACTCTTCTGTGGACCAGCTAGGTTACCACGTAACGCTTTGCAGGAGCCTTCATCGCTTCGAG GGGATGGGGTATCCAATGAGAACAGTGATAGTGAGCTGGAGGATGAAGCAAATTCTAATTCAGCGTTACTGAAGCTAGATGAATGGCTTCATCTCAAACTGGACTCTGAG GTTGCTTGTTTGCTGTTGCAACTCAGACAGAAGTGGCATAGCTTATTTCTGCGTCGTATGCGAGCTCCTTCTAAACCGTGGTCTCAAATTGATGAAACGATAATAAAAGCAATCATAACTGTTTTAAGTACTGAAGAACAGGCTGCAGGTTTGCAGCAGCCTTCAGGAATTGGTCAGAGGCCAAGGCCTATGTCTTCTGAAGAACTTCCTTTAGCATCTGCATGGAGGTCAACCAGCAGTAGAAATAGCTCAGCAGAAACTGAATTGCCTGATGACTCCTCTAATGCTGAAAA aattttaatgaaatctaTGCCTCCAGAATTCCAGCcaaagaaatacaacaaaaaaaacacttcgCACTCCAAACGAACATCAGATGACAGGTCAGATCAATCATCAGCGAGGTCTACAGACAGTAGTAGCTATCCTAGCCCATGTGCTAGTCCTTCTTCAACAACATCTGGAAAG gccTCCCAATCTCCTTCACCAAGATCAAATATGCCAGTTCGGTACTTCATAATGAAAAGTAGCAACTTGCAAAACCTTGACATTTCTCAGCAGAAAGGTATATGGTCTACAATGCCAAACAATGAACGAAAACTAAATAGAGCTTTCTGGGACAGCAGCATGGTTtacttaatattttctgttcaagGATCTGGACACTTTCAG GGATTTGCCAGAATGTCTTCTGAGATAGGGAGTGAGAAAAGTCAAGACTGGGGATCTGCCGGTTTAGGAGGTATATTTAAGGTGGAGTGGATCCGAAAAGAAAGCATTCCTTTTCAGTTTGCACACCATTTGCTCAACCCTTGGAATGACAATAAGAAAGTACAAATAAGCAGAGATGGCCAG GAGCTGGAACCACAAGTTGGAGAGCAGTTGCTACAACTTTGGGATCGTATTCCTTTGGCAGAAAAAACTCAACTGAGTTGA